The genome window GTTATCGTACTCGTGAGCGAATGCTGGAGATTATGAAGGACAGCCGTGTGGGGGCCATGGGCGTGATCGCCTGCGTCTTGTTGCTGATGATGAAAGCGGCGCTGATCGCCGATTTCATTGCCCGGGGCCACTGGGTGTATGGTGCGCTGTTGATCCTGCCCATGATCTGGAGCCGCTGGTTCATGGTGTATGCGATTTCTGCATGGCCGAATGCGCGCGGAGATGATGGACTTGCCGTATTGTTCAAAGGACTCGGTGAGCGGAAAGAGGTCCAGCGTGCACGCAGCTCAGCCGTGGGGCTGACCTTGATCGCAGGGGCAGTTACGTTTGCCGCGGTGTGGCTTTTCAAGCCGGATATGGGGATTGCAGATGCAATGCTGAGTGGTCTGGGAACACTGCCATGGTGGCTATACCCGGTGACGGCCGTTATTATACTGCCTGTGGCGTGTTATTACATCGGCCGATTCGTGGCTGCGCGGATCAGTGAACGACTCGGCGGTTTAACCGGGGATACGTATGGTGCCATGAATGAGCTACTGGAGGCGGCTTTGTTGACCGTGCTGAGCGTGCTTCAAGGACTGTTCTGGCTTTAACTTTTGAAGTGTGAAGCAGTTTGGAGAGCGTTACGCATGAGGTTGGCAGCATGGTGATCTGGAGATAACACGTAGACAGGGGGAGAGATCGTGGAGGGTAAGCTTGTACAGCAAACAGCAGCAGTACTCATGCTGCAAGGGACGGCTTCCGATGTGGGTAAAAGTGTCATCACAACGGCATTATGCCGTATATTCAAGCAGGATGGCTTTAAGCCAGCCCCGTTCAAGTCACAGAATATGGCGCTGAATTCCTATGTGACGGAAGATGGCAAGGAGATTGGTCGGGCCCAGGGGGCACAGGCCGAAGCCTGCGGTATTGAGGCGACTACCGACATGAACCCCATCTTGATCAAGCCGGTGCGGGACATGCATTCGCAGATCGTGGTGCATGGGGTACCTTTTGCCCAGATGAGTGCTTCGGACTACCGTCAGCATTTCCTGCCAGAAGCAAAGCAGACGGTTATGGATGCGTTGAACCGGTTGCGGGATACCTATGACATTGTCCTGATGGAAGGAGCGGGCAGTCCAGCCGAGATCAATCTGAAGGATCGGGATATCGTCAACATGAATCTGGCAGGTTGGGCCGATGCGCCGGTAATTTTGATCTCCGACATTGATCGCGGCGGGGTGTTTGCTTCCATTGTAGGTACGCTGGAGCTGCTGGAACCGCATGAAGTGGCTCGTGTCAAAGGGTTCATTATCAACAAGTTCCGAGGCGATCTGTCCCTGTTGCAGCCGGGACTCGACTGGCTCGAAGAACGGACAGGCATTCCAGTATTAGGGGTATTGCCTTACATAAGAGATATTCAGATTGAAGCGGAAGATTCAGTGGTGCTGGACTCCATGCGTCATGGGAAATTCGGCAAAACCGAGCTGGATCTGGCAGTGATTCGATATCCGCGAATTTCCAACTTTACAGACTTTGATGCCCTTTCCCGTGAACCGGATGTGAATGTGCGTTACGTGACATCGCCAGAGGAATTGGGCAGTCCGGATGCCATTCTTCTGCCGGGTACGAAGGATACGATAGGGGATCTGGGATTTCTGCGTGAGTCTGGTCTGGAGCAGGCAATCGCCAGCCAGACCGAGCGTGAGCATGTCCAGCTCGTAGGCATATGTGGCGGATACCAGATGCTGGGACGTCATCTGAAGGACCCATTTGCTGTGGAGGCAAATCAGATTCAGGAAGCGAAGGGACTTGGCTGGCTTCCGCTATCGACAACGTTTCTTCAGAACAAACAGACGGTTAGAGCTTCCGGTCGAGTGCAGCCTGATCATCCTGTTCGTCTGTATAGTGAACAAGATGCAGCTGACGCTTCATTACCTGTAAACGGATATGAGATTCATATGGGTGTTACGGAGTGTCACGAGCCGGAGCATGTCACCGGATTGTTTGAAATCTCCCATCCAGGTGGTGAACCATTCCATGAAGGCTGGGGCACAACGGATGGCAGGGTGTGGGGAACTTATCTGCATGGTTTGTTTGAAAGTGATCAATTCCGACGTTCATGGCTGAATGGTTTGCGTGTTGGAAAAGGACTCGTTCCGCTTCAGGAGACATACAGTGCGCATGAACGTAAAGAGATGGAGTTCGATCGGGTAGCCGAATCATTGCGTTCGGCATTGGATATGCAGCGTGTGTACGAGATAATGGGTATTAAGTTACCGGAGTGAGCAGGAGAACAGAGTCAACAGCCGATCTGAGCGAGAAAACATCAAGTGATATAATCAGTATGGGAATGTGATTAATACGCTCAGGTATTGATTATGAAATGGATTAAATGCATTTGTTAATCGTCATAAAACAGTTCTTATACAACAATACCCCCATGTCCGACATACCTTTCTCTAGAAACGGAATGTTAGCGGCATGGGGGTATTGTATATCCTATGATTAAACAAGGTTTAAATCAGGTGATGATGGGTTAATGGTTTACCTGTTAGTTTATTTTGAATTTCTTCATGGCGGATTGCAGCTCTACAGCTTGTTCATGCAGATGGCGAACCGTATCCGAATGTGAATCCATCTCGCTGAGTTGAAGATCTGCTGTTGAAGCAATCTGTAACATGCTCTCACGGGATTTGGACGTAATCTGTGCCGTTTCTTCCACGGACGCACTTACTTCTTCAGCACCAGCGGATACTTGTTGTGTCGAAGCAGAGACGGTCTGAATGGTCAGATTGACGTTCTGGATCAATTCATTCAGTTGCTGGAAGGCTGAGCCTGCTTGTTGAACAACAGTTGTACCTGAACCAATCTCCTGGGTAACACGGTTCATGGCATCAACAGACCGTTCAGCGTCTTCTCGAATGGTGCCCAGATAATCCGAGATTTCCTCTGTGGCTGTTTTGGATTGTTCGGCAAGTTTGCGAACTTCTCCGGCAACGACAGCGAATCCGCGGCCATGCTCTCCGGCACGTGCTGCTTCAATGGAGGCGTTGAGTGACAGCATGTTGATCTGTTTGGTGATTTCAAAAATGGAAGCAACAATGGTACCTACGGCTACCGAACGTTCATTCATGGTCTCCACATACCGTAGTGATTCACTTGCTGTCTGGCCTACACGTTCCATCTGCTCAACGGCATTCTGAGCCAATCGGTTACCGTTAACTGCTTCATTGGCTGCTTCCCCAATCTGCTCGGATACTTCGGCAGAAGATGAAGCAATATGCATGATGCCCTGCGTAATTTCCTCCATGGCTCTGGCGTTCTCGGATGCGCTTGACGCAATGCTGATGCTGCCTTTCTCTGCATCTTCTGCAGAGCGGCTGGAGTTCCGTACCATACCAGACATCGATTCAACCCGTTGAAGCAGGTCATTGGAGCCTGACACCACTTCATTGGACGTGGACAAGGCACGGCTGATCATTTCTTTCAGATTATGTGTCATCGTCTGGAAGCTTGAAGCGAGCTGGGCAATTTCATCTTTGCCTTTGATCTGGAGTTCAGCGGTCAGATCACCTTGGGATATTTGTTTACTATGTTGGACAAGCTTGATGATCGGTTTGGTTACTCTTTTGATCATACTAGTGGAGATCAGCCAACCGAGCACAAAGACTAATGCTGTAATCCCAAGACATAGCCAGAAAATTTGGGTAATCTTATCCTGAATGAATTGGGCGTCCATGCTCACAGCCATAATCATATTACTACCTGCAATTGGAATGAATGCTGCTTTATGTACACCAAAGGAGTCCGAATAGACTTCGCTGATTACCATTTCTTTGCTCTCGATGGCTGTGTTCATTGCTGGCTCTACAGTGATCTCATCCTGGGCTTTCATACCTGAGGAAGAGTTGGCTACAACGACTTTGGCTGAGCCGTCCTGAATAGCAACAACGTAAGCCGCATCTAGATTATGTTCTTTTGCTTTTTCGGCCAGATACGATTCCACGGTCATGGCAGCACCTTCTGAACCGGCTCCGCCACTCTGTACCTGTAGGATTTTGGAGGCAGAAGTATTCTTGTATATATCCTGAATGGACGTGTTTAGGACTTTGTCGAACTGCGGTAGAACGTAACTTTGAATAATATTCATCGACACGGCATAGAAACTAATACTGAACAACAGAGAAGCAACCAGCAGAACGAGGAACAAGGTGCCTCTGATTTTACCGGCAACGGTGCGATTACGAAACATATGATCATCCTTTCACGTCAAGTTCATTAACATTATCGCTTTTCCGTACTCATAAGACCTATCTACCAATGAAGAAAGACCTAAATTATATGTTGAGAAAACTTGGGAATAAGCGGATATACCTATATTACAAAATTAACCGGAGGTTGAATAGAACAATTTTCACGAATTGGTGTATTTTTTTCAGAAATTGATGAATCTGTTACATACATATTACATAATATCAATTAATACCTACCAGAATAGTTTGTTATATGGTATATTGTAAAATGTCTTGTTGGAAGTACAAGAAATAGAAGAGAAAATCGGATATGTTCCGGTTACACACATGCCTGAGGAGGATTTAAAGAAATGGATACTTTTCTAATCATATTGAATGTAGTGGTGATGCTTGCTTTACTTGGCATCCTCTACTGGATGCAGAAAAAGCATATCTCCTTTACGAAACGCGTATTTGCGGGTCTTGGACTGGGGGTTGTGTACGGGGTTATTCTTCAATTGGTGTACACATCAGGTTCTGATGTAGTTACGAAATCAGTCGATTGGTTCAATCTGGTCGGTTCAGGATATGTTCGTTTGTTGCAAATGGTTGTGATTCCATTGATCATGGTGTCGATCATCTCAGCCATCATGAATCTGAAGGGCAAGCAAAATCTCGGTAAGATGAGTGTTTCCATCATTGCCATTCTGTTGATCACCACAGCGATTGCTGCAGGGGTCAGCATTGTAACGAGCCTTAGCTTTAACCTTACTTCCATTGAAATTGAAGGTGGAGATCGTGAGATCGCCCAGGGTCAGAAGATGGAGGAACGTCTTGTTGATGTGAAGGATCAGACCATTCCGCAGCAAGTGCTGGAATTTATTCCTTCGAATCCATTTGCAGATATGACAGGAGAACGTCGTACATCCACACTGGCGGTCGTTATCTTCTCCGCGTTCATCGGTGTAGCTGTACTTGGACTGGATCGCAAAAAACCACAACAGGCGGAAACATTCCGAGGTATGGTTAATGCCGTATACGCGGTGGTTATGCGGATTGTAACATTGGTGCTCAGGCTTACGCCATACGGGATTCTGGCCCTTATCACCAAAGTGACGGCGACCACGAATCCGGATGAAATTCTCAAGTTGATCAAATTCGTCATTGCGTCCTACGTGGCCCTCATCGTGATGTTTATCATTCACCTGATCATCATCTCACTGTCCGGGTTCAACCCGATTACGTATGTGAAAAAGGTTCTGCCAACACTGGTATTTGCCTTCACATCCCGTTCAAGTGCAGCGTCGATCCCGCTGAATGTGGAGACACAGACGAAGAAACTGGGCGTATCGGACGGTATTGCGAATCTGTCTGCAAGCTTTGGTGCTACAATTGGGCAAAACGGCTGCGCCGGGATCTATCCGGCCATGCTGGCGGTGATGATTGCTCCAACGGTCGGCATCGACCCGCTGAGCTGGGACTTCATCGTGACGTTGATCCTTGTTGTTATGATCAGTTCGTTTGGTGTGGCAGGTGTTGGCGGCGGGGCAACGTTCGCTTCCCTGATTGTATTGTCCACCATGAACCTGCCTGTAGCTTTGGCAGGATTGCTGATCTCTGTTGAACCGCTGATCGACATGGGTCGTACAGCCTTGAACGTGAACGGGTCCATGACTTCTGGACTTGTAACCAGCAAAATTTTGAAAGAAAATGATCATGACACATTCAATGATCAGAGCCGTGAGCTGGATTCAGCTGTTCAGGCTTAATAGACTGGATTGGATAGAGGCTCGTGGCAAGATAGTTAGAGCCTTCTGCAATCTATGTGAGAAAAGCCGTCCTTCGGAGGAATCCGGAGGGCGGTTTTTTTTGTAGCCATCACATCATCAAACCTGTGCATGTTGTGTGAAGCCGTATGCTTTTTGATGCTCGTGGTAAGAGAGATGGATGTAGGAAAAGCGTAGTATGGTCGAGAGGAACACATGGAATATAGGAGGGGCGTAGTGACTCATGCACACTTGGAGTTATTTAGTTCTGTTCATGGGACGAGAAATGTGATAGAGTATTCATGTTTTGGCCCTGAGCCAAACCGCGGTTCGTAACCATCCCGCGTAATCAAAACTAGGAAGGCAGTGTATGTATTTATGTTTAACTTAGGGTGGGGAGCGGTTTTCGTTCTCGTAACTTATGGATTTTTCCTGTTGTGTTACCGCTTGTTCGGTAAAAAAGGTCTCTATGCCTGGATTGGTGTGGCTACGGTTATAGCCAACATTCAGGTGACCAAAACGATAGATATTATGGGAATCGTACTGACGCTTGGCAACACGATGTATGTCAGCATGTATCTGACCAGTGATCTGCTCAATGAGAAATATGGACCAGGTGAAGCGCGCAAAGCTGTATGGTTCGGATTCTTTACGTTGATCATGACGACGGTGCTGATGCAGATGGTGTTGTTCTTTGAGCCGGCACCGACGGACTTTGCACAGGATTCGATGAAAACATTGTTCGGTCTGCTGCCACGTCTGGCTCTCGGAAGTTTGACCGCCTATTTCATCAGTCAGTTCCTGGATGTACGATTATATTCCTGGCTGCGCAAGGTGGCCCCAGGGCGCAATCAGTTGTGGATTCGTACCAACGGCAGTTCGATCATCAGTTCATTTGTGGATACATTGGTGTTCTGCACGATCGCATTTGCGTTCATCTATCCTTGGGATGTATGGCTGGAAATCTTCCTGACGACGTATATTATCAAATTCGTATTAACTGCGGTTGGAACACCGTTCCTGTATGCTGCACGCAGCTTTAAGTTTAAGGATGAAGTTTAAAGAATATTCAAAGAGGATCACTTAAAATCACCCTTTGTGCAGTCCATTATAATTCGGACTCTGCAAGGGGATTTTTTATAGAAAACACATGTCCCCGAAACAAGAAAAACTCTTTTTACATTATTATGAAAACGTTATAATATAAACGACCTGTCGTTATGAGCATGTATCATTAGCCAACGATGATTACAACCAAAGGGGAATCGCACATGTACTCTACACTGCGTTATACACTGGAAAGCAATGGCACAACCTACGAGAATGATAGCATGAATGCCTCGTTATTGGTGGATTTGATTACCAATCTGGAATTGCAGGACTACGTAGTACTTGTACCTTCGGAGCTGGTGGAGGGAAGTATGTATATGCAGGCTGCTGCGCTTGAGGAGCCAGGGTACATGGTGGCGGAGATTCGCTTGCAGGAAGGTGAGGGCGGTTTCCGGCATTACAGCTACAGCACAACAGATCCGAACGCGATTATTCAATGGTTTCTGGATTATTGGGGGAAGCAACAGCTGCCACAGCTGGAATCCTGGCAGGATATCACGCATGAGTTTGACTAATGCTAAATGAGTAAGCAGGAATAAGACACGTAGGATGCCGACGGAGTAACTTAGGATATGCTTCGTATAAATAAAATCCCGCAACCCATGATATCATGGATTTCGGGATTTTGCGTTCGCGATTGTACTTGCTACTCTTTCTGTATATGGGCCTAAGGCGTACGCCTAAGGAGTATATTATTTTGAAGATACAGCTCAGCGCAGTTTCGTGCAGTGCGGTTCATGATGCAAGATCGGCTGAACATAGATGGATATGGTGTTGTTTTGACATAGATCCAATTGGATTAGTCGCTAAGGATTTGCAGTTCTTTTGGATATGTTGTCAGAACTTCGACACCTGTCTCGGTCACGATGACATCATCTTCGATACGAACGCCGCCTGCTGCGGTATATATGCCCGGTTCAATTGTGAATACGGTACCTTCATTCAGGATGTCCATATTCTCTCCATGAAGAGAAGGATACTCATGTACGTCAATACCCAGTCCGTGTCCTACTCTATGCATAAAGCGCTCTCCGTATCCGGCTTCTTCCGTGACCTGGCGTGCTGCACGATCCACTTCAGCGCAGGTGATGCCTGGTTTTACGATTTGGATAGCCGCTTCGTTCGCTGCGAGCACCGTGTTATAGATGGTTTTGAGTTCAGGTGAGATGTCACCAAAGGCAAATGTACGCGTGATATCCGAAGCATATCCTGCAGCATACACACCCATATCAAACATCAACAGGTCACCATGTTGCAGTTTCCGTTCACCCGGTGTCCCGTGTGGCAGGCCTGTTTTGGGTCCCGTGAGCACCATGGTATCAAAGGAAGGGCCGTCAGCGCCCAGCTTTTTCATCTGATACTCCATCTCGGCAACAAGTTCAATCTCGGTTACGCCTGTGCGAACATGAGAGAGCCCTTGACGCAATGTTTCTTCGATCAAATGAATGGCGTGGCGAATGCGGGCGACCTCATCGGGTGTTTTTTTCACACGTAATGTGCGAAGCAACGGGCCTACATCTTGGAAGCTGGCAGCACCAAGAGCGGCAGTAAGCTGCTCATAACGTGCGACCGTCACGTATTCTTTTTCAAGACCGACTCGGCCCAAGCGCCCCTGATAACGATCAAACAAAGCATACGGATTATCCGTATCCGTGTGAGTTGCAATGTTGGATACCGAAGAAGCGGCTGCCGCAGCTTCAGCGTCAAGTGCAGGTACAATCAACAGGGGCTCTTCGCCGCGTGCGAGAACCAGGCCAAGGAAGCGTTCATGCGGATTGCTCGCAAATCCAGTTAAATAGTAGATATGTTTCGGATCTGTGATCAGCATGGCGTCCAATCCTTGCCCGGACAGATCGGCTTCAAGACGGGATAAAGGGGTTTGATTCATAAGTGTAGTTGTCCACCTTTCGATTCTTACTATCTTTCTATTATAAAAGAATATGATGGAATTCCAAACTGTAGTGATTTCAGATCGGTTGAATCCCTTGAATTCTTCGTTTGAGCGGCTGGTGTGAAGGGTAATACAGGGCGAAACCGCTGTACATGAATAATAGCATCACAACTATAGAGAACAACATAAAAACAACAGATTAACCATACGTTGAGGTTTAGCTTCGTTATTTTATACAAAAGTACGATCTGCGAAGGGAGATGTCATCATGAATAATCGAGGAACCGTTCCACTGTATGCTTCATTATTAAGTGTGGCACTGTTAACAGCGTCATGTTCTTCAGCCGATCCCTCTGTTGGTGGAACAGAGCAGACGTCGTCTCAGGGACAGGGGACAGGTCAGGGGCAGACAGCCAACGGAGGCAATACTGGTGCGAGTGAAAACGAGAGTGGAGCGCAGGGAGAGGCGGTTATTCCGTATCAGGCTTCCGTTCTGGTTGAAGGATTGAATGCACCCTGGGAGATGGTAAGTGTGCCTGATGGTCGGATGTTTGTAACGGAGCGCCCTGG of Paenibacillus sp. FSL R5-0517 contains these proteins:
- the cobS gene encoding adenosylcobinamide-GDP ribazoletransferase, encoding MKDGTPAPQRKNAAAAAFQFLSRFPVKMHIDFVPPLLRESVVFYPLVGAAIGLCVWLAGALSGAVLPAFPAAVLTLTLWVWLTGGLHLDGWMDTADGLLSYRTRERMLEIMKDSRVGAMGVIACVLLLMMKAALIADFIARGHWVYGALLILPMIWSRWFMVYAISAWPNARGDDGLAVLFKGLGERKEVQRARSSAVGLTLIAGAVTFAAVWLFKPDMGIADAMLSGLGTLPWWLYPVTAVIILPVACYYIGRFVAARISERLGGLTGDTYGAMNELLEAALLTVLSVLQGLFWL
- a CDS encoding cobyric acid synthase translates to MLQGTASDVGKSVITTALCRIFKQDGFKPAPFKSQNMALNSYVTEDGKEIGRAQGAQAEACGIEATTDMNPILIKPVRDMHSQIVVHGVPFAQMSASDYRQHFLPEAKQTVMDALNRLRDTYDIVLMEGAGSPAEINLKDRDIVNMNLAGWADAPVILISDIDRGGVFASIVGTLELLEPHEVARVKGFIINKFRGDLSLLQPGLDWLEERTGIPVLGVLPYIRDIQIEAEDSVVLDSMRHGKFGKTELDLAVIRYPRISNFTDFDALSREPDVNVRYVTSPEELGSPDAILLPGTKDTIGDLGFLRESGLEQAIASQTEREHVQLVGICGGYQMLGRHLKDPFAVEANQIQEAKGLGWLPLSTTFLQNKQTVRASGRVQPDHPVRLYSEQDAADASLPVNGYEIHMGVTECHEPEHVTGLFEISHPGGEPFHEGWGTTDGRVWGTYLHGLFESDQFRRSWLNGLRVGKGLVPLQETYSAHERKEMEFDRVAESLRSALDMQRVYEIMGIKLPE
- a CDS encoding methyl-accepting chemotaxis protein encodes the protein MFRNRTVAGKIRGTLFLVLLVASLLFSISFYAVSMNIIQSYVLPQFDKVLNTSIQDIYKNTSASKILQVQSGGAGSEGAAMTVESYLAEKAKEHNLDAAYVVAIQDGSAKVVVANSSSGMKAQDEITVEPAMNTAIESKEMVISEVYSDSFGVHKAAFIPIAGSNMIMAVSMDAQFIQDKITQIFWLCLGITALVFVLGWLISTSMIKRVTKPIIKLVQHSKQISQGDLTAELQIKGKDEIAQLASSFQTMTHNLKEMISRALSTSNEVVSGSNDLLQRVESMSGMVRNSSRSAEDAEKGSISIASSASENARAMEEITQGIMHIASSSAEVSEQIGEAANEAVNGNRLAQNAVEQMERVGQTASESLRYVETMNERSVAVGTIVASIFEITKQINMLSLNASIEAARAGEHGRGFAVVAGEVRKLAEQSKTATEEISDYLGTIREDAERSVDAMNRVTQEIGSGTTVVQQAGSAFQQLNELIQNVNLTIQTVSASTQQVSAGAEEVSASVEETAQITSKSRESMLQIASTADLQLSEMDSHSDTVRHLHEQAVELQSAMKKFKIN
- a CDS encoding L-cystine transporter, producing MDTFLIILNVVVMLALLGILYWMQKKHISFTKRVFAGLGLGVVYGVILQLVYTSGSDVVTKSVDWFNLVGSGYVRLLQMVVIPLIMVSIISAIMNLKGKQNLGKMSVSIIAILLITTAIAAGVSIVTSLSFNLTSIEIEGGDREIAQGQKMEERLVDVKDQTIPQQVLEFIPSNPFADMTGERRTSTLAVVIFSAFIGVAVLGLDRKKPQQAETFRGMVNAVYAVVMRIVTLVLRLTPYGILALITKVTATTNPDEILKLIKFVIASYVALIVMFIIHLIIISLSGFNPITYVKKVLPTLVFAFTSRSSAASIPLNVETQTKKLGVSDGIANLSASFGATIGQNGCAGIYPAMLAVMIAPTVGIDPLSWDFIVTLILVVMISSFGVAGVGGGATFASLIVLSTMNLPVALAGLLISVEPLIDMGRTALNVNGSMTSGLVTSKILKENDHDTFNDQSRELDSAVQA
- a CDS encoding queuosine precursor transporter; amino-acid sequence: MFNLGWGAVFVLVTYGFFLLCYRLFGKKGLYAWIGVATVIANIQVTKTIDIMGIVLTLGNTMYVSMYLTSDLLNEKYGPGEARKAVWFGFFTLIMTTVLMQMVLFFEPAPTDFAQDSMKTLFGLLPRLALGSLTAYFISQFLDVRLYSWLRKVAPGRNQLWIRTNGSSIISSFVDTLVFCTIAFAFIYPWDVWLEIFLTTYIIKFVLTAVGTPFLYAARSFKFKDEV
- a CDS encoding Xaa-Pro peptidase family protein, with translation MNQTPLSRLEADLSGQGLDAMLITDPKHIYYLTGFASNPHERFLGLVLARGEEPLLIVPALDAEAAAAASSVSNIATHTDTDNPYALFDRYQGRLGRVGLEKEYVTVARYEQLTAALGAASFQDVGPLLRTLRVKKTPDEVARIRHAIHLIEETLRQGLSHVRTGVTEIELVAEMEYQMKKLGADGPSFDTMVLTGPKTGLPHGTPGERKLQHGDLLMFDMGVYAAGYASDITRTFAFGDISPELKTIYNTVLAANEAAIQIVKPGITCAEVDRAARQVTEEAGYGERFMHRVGHGLGIDVHEYPSLHGENMDILNEGTVFTIEPGIYTAAGGVRIEDDVIVTETGVEVLTTYPKELQILSD